One stretch of Methanococcus voltae PS DNA includes these proteins:
- a CDS encoding TfuA-like protein has translation MKVAIFSKLTLKENEIKNLFESHKKLKNVDLHIYDPIKRGDLQKPEMLNYDIIGIIDGCFLQNTAVGHREILHIIRKGIKVYGAGSMGALRASELDGFGMVGVGKVYNLYKSGTLCDDDEVAVTFDNVKSQNGFEIIQVTFSMVSFREFMANALSDDVINREEHDILIKSAKELYYPLRTYETVFEKSQISWETTENLMNYIKSQKDMKMIDGFEMLNHMINDISNFKK, from the coding sequence TTGAAAGTAGCAATATTTTCTAAACTAACTCTAAAAGAAAATGAGATTAAAAATTTATTTGAAAGTCATAAAAAGCTTAAAAACGTAGATTTACATATATACGACCCTATAAAAAGAGGGGATTTACAAAAGCCCGAAATGCTTAATTATGATATAATTGGCATAATAGATGGCTGTTTTTTACAGAATACTGCGGTAGGACACAGGGAAATATTACATATTATACGGAAAGGCATTAAAGTCTATGGTGCAGGCTCTATGGGTGCTTTAAGAGCTTCCGAATTAGACGGTTTTGGAATGGTCGGAGTAGGAAAAGTTTATAACCTCTACAAGTCAGGAACACTATGTGATGATGATGAAGTTGCAGTTACATTTGATAATGTAAAAAGTCAAAATGGATTTGAAATTATACAAGTAACTTTTTCAATGGTTAGCTTTAGGGAATTTATGGCAAATGCACTATCAGATGATGTTATAAACCGGGAAGAGCATGATATATTAATTAAAAGTGCAAAGGAACTCTATTATCCCCTTAGAACCTATGAAACCGTATTTGAGAAATCGCAAATATCCTGGGAAACAACGGAAAACTTGATGAATTATATAAAATCTCAAAAAGATATGAAAATGATTGACGGATTTGAGATGTTAAATCACATGATTAATGATATTTCAAATTTTAAAAAATAA